The genomic window ACTGACTGCTCTGGTGAATACAACAAGAAATCTTCTTGAGATTCCACTTTTATTACTGCAAGTGCAGCAACCAAAAAATTGGCGTAGAGACAAATCGAGGTTCTGTCTCTATCCATCACCTGGATTTGATACTAAAGTCCAGACCTTTTCCAATAGGAGGTCTATTCATAggtgaaattaaaattaaatggtAAAGAAGCAAGCAACATAACGTTGAATAGAGAACATCTGCCATACCAGATGTGTCTGACTAGGAAAATCCTTTGAGAAATGGAGGTTTCGTCAGTCAAGTCATGCAACAGTAATATATCATCAACATCATACGAATTCTCTGACATGACTTATATTTCCTAACCTCTCTGTTGTCAACCAAACCACATGGCAGTTCATAACATGATTCTGAACTTGCCTCGCCCACTGCAGTCCATGCGTATTTGGGGGAAAAGGTAGATGTGGCAGGATGTGGTGGCATCTGGCTTGGTGCGAATTGGAATGGGCTCTATAGGGACAATGTGATCTGTGTCTTCGTTCTGCGATTCGTCATTTTGGTCCATCTCCTTACACAGTAACTCAGGGTTCACTTGCTTCAACTTCATGCTTCTTAGCTTGACTGGTTCTGCACACCTGGCAAAAGAATTACAGTTAAATTGTTGGGATGTTAGATGGGATTACAGGAGCTAATCTTCTCttcttacatttcattttttttatattattggaAACTGGACTGGCAAAACCTTCTGGAGTTCAAGAGATTTACTCAAAGGATATGCAGCCTGTTCATCTAATGTTTTCTAGTAAACAGCTTAATGACTGTTCATGATTCGGAGACACATTAACAACTTGTCCATACAGACTGTCAAAGGCCTTTTTGTGAAAAAAACCCCTAAACAAACCCAAAACTGACCTGGCATGAACTCCCAGATTACGATTGCTTGGGACCTGAATGGTGCGTACCAGACTATCCATTGAGCAGAGACAATTCCAGGGATTATCATATAGACGCAGGTAACGTAGATTTGGCATGGGGATGAGAGCCTCCTCATTAAGTGTACCTAGGCGGTTGTGCTGTAGCAGCAGGGTTGTAAGGTGTGTCAGACCTTCAAAGGCCCCCTCCTCCACCAAGGAGATCTTGTTCTGCTGCAGGTCCAGACTGGTTAAACTCTCATAACCAGAGAAGACCCCGTCATGGAGGACTTTAATCCGGTTGCGGGCTAAAAGGAggtgtttgggtttttttaaccAAGTGTGCGAGGCGGGGATGGAGTTGAGGCGCTGGTCTTGACAGTCCACAAAAACATCTCCAGATTCTGTCAACTCTAAACAGTTAGGTGCTCCAAGTCTGTCGGGGCCCGATCGACTGTGACGCCCACCTCTTACCCTGACAgttttgaaaaacaaatttttaaaaaatatggcTTGTCAAGGCCTGTACATGGTCATTAGAGTCGGAAAATATTGGGTTGAACAAATTAGACCCGGGAGTAAATCCATACCTGTCCCGTGTGAGTTTGTGTCGGACTCCTCTGAGGCCTCTTCCCTTTCCCGATCTTTTCGTCTCGGTGGATGGGaacagcaggaggagcagggaggcaaagaggagagaggaggttACACGCATCCTGAGCCCTGCGGGGAATGTCTTTTCAGTAAGAAGAGCTAGAGCCCAAGCAGGAGTTTGGGATTACAACCTTATGACAAACAGACTTGGAAACAGAAGTGATGGGTCAAAGGGCAacagtgttgttgttgatggAACGCAGCTGCTGCCGAGCCTGTGGAAGAAGTGAGAGGTAGTACATTTTGTAAGAGATAGGAACAGTCCAGGAATGCATACAGCTTTGAAGCAAACCAGGAAACACTTCATCTAATTTCTTACATAATGTTTTATGGtacttttttatattacagCTTataatattttgcattttgttatCTCAGGTCAATGCAGAAATCTCCAGGAGCTCAATGTGTCAGAGTGTTTCAACATTACTGTAAGTAAAACACTGTTAAGACTACTAATAATGGTTGGTCAATAACAAAAGTCCAACTCTATTATCCTTTATCATTGTTACGCTGTAGAAGCAGCTGACTGATATGAGTGACACAATGGTTCAGTCCCTGGTCTCATTTTTCCAAAtggttttaattagttttaatcaTTGTGATATTTAAATTAACTTAATGAAAAAATTCATGAAGACACTGTAGCTTGTAATTTACTATAGGACACTGTGTCATGTATACTAGTAACAGCAGTCTTACTGACATAATATTTTCATCTGTGCTCTAACAGGACACGATGATTCAGAGAATCATTGAAGGCTGTCCCTGCCTGCTTTACTTGAATCTTTCTTGCACACTCGTAACAAACAAAACTCTCAGAGAATTGTCCAGGTAAACCTCCACTTGTGGCAAAACCACCATGTCATCAGATTTATGCTCTGAATTGTGTTCCAGCTGACTCGCATATCCAAATGAATAGCAAAGATTCTCCTTTTCACTGGCCTCTCGCCATTCAGTTCCCAGAATTATCCCATTTCTGTTTCCAGTGTGCAGCCCACTGCTTGGACAGATGTGACCCTCATAACTATGAAATTGTATGATTACATTGTTAACAGATTTGCACACTGCAAATATTTTACCATAAACTGTCAGTTGCTCTGTGTCTTGGCAGTAGTATTAGGGAAactgttttgtaaatatttcCCATTTTACCACAGTAATTTGAAGATATTTACTTCCAAATGTGATGTCACTTTTGCTTTCCTTGCAGATCATGTACACACCTTTTTACTCTTCTtaaaaaacagctaaataagACTGTCAACACAAATGATCAGTCTTCAGTTTCTTTTGTAAACTAATTTAATTATTGGTTTTGAACAGAAACTGTCTCAACCTTCAGTACCTCAGTCTGGCCTACTGCTACAGATTCACAGATAAAGGCTTTCTGTACCTGAACACAGGAAAGGGCTGCCACAATCTCATCCACCTCAACCTGTCCGGCTGCACTCAGGTCAGTAGTTAGTCTCCTCTGGGTATATATGACAATCTGGCCAGCTCACAGATTTTTGCCTACTGAAAATCCAAAAGTTTAGTGTTCAGTTCGCATTGGATAAATCCAGCCACTCGTCTCTGCTTGCACGTGTCTCCTCTTGTTTCTGGCTGCACACCATTTGTACTCTGTTCAGTCAGAGCTCAGAGCGAATGAACAGAGACctgaaggagagggagagcaaATGGCAGCTCTGGCCAAGTGGAGGGTTGGGTTTACACAATCAACTGGGGTCCACCCGCTCACCATGTGCACACACTGTAACATAACACACATTCACCGCAACATGAACTGCACCTCCCTCTGGGAATGTGCCTTAGTTTGGTTCCAGATGTATGGTTTCACTTTATGGGGCCCTGAAAATGTGAGGAGAGAGCAAAACTGCATCCAGGAGAATGATTGAGATTCCAGTGTGGACACATTTTTTCCTCTATCTCCTCCTAGATGACGGTAAACGGGTTCAGATACATTTCTGACGGATGCCCTTCACTCAAAGAGATTGTGATCAATGACATGCCGACACTTTCAGATAGCTGTGTCTTGGTAAGTTTGTTCATTTCTAACACATTACAGGTTTCACAGATCTGAAATACTTGacgtaaaaaaaacaaagtagacAGAAAAACTTTGTCAGGTCATTAATTATTGTTGGCTACACACTCTTAAACCCATGCAGCAGAGAAAAGTTGAGTTTGTTACCTCAATTTAACAGGCCCTGATTGACAGATGTCGCTGTCTGTCTTCCATTTCTCTGCTGGATGCACCTCATCTATCCGACATCGCTTTCAAAGCCATCGCTGAAGGAGCCAAACTTAAGACTTTCAGCACTGAGGGTGAGATAATTTTGCATTGTGCAACCTTCATTCCCacggaaaaaataaatattctgcCTGTTCTACACATGTGCACTTTAGGTAACAACCAACTAACAGACCTCAGCTTGAAGGCCTTGTGCAGCAGCTCGCACAACCTCAGCAGACTCCACGCTACAGAGTGCCCCAGAATAACTGATGCCAGCCTCAAGTCTGTGGCTATCCTCAAAAACCTGCAACAGCTGGACATCTCAGGTTGCAacaagtgtgtgtatttgtgactGCAGAAGTGTTACATCACACATCTTAGAAGCTGcacctttttcatttttgtgtattgtgtatttcAGAGTGACTGATAAAGGGATTTATTACCTAATCGAAGGTTTCTCAGCCACCACATTGCGAGAGCTGAATGTTAGTTACTGCAATCACATCAGTGATATCTCTGTCATGAGGATTGCAAGAAGGTATACAGcatgactgcacacacacacacaaacatatcttGCCGTGTTACAGTGTCACAGCAGCTCCTTTGTGTTGCATGTGTACGTGTTATCAGGTTGTGTAAGCTGCACCATCTCAACTTGAGTTACTGTGAGAGACTGACCGATGCAGCTCTAGAGTGGCTGAGTGGCAGCTCTGTCTGCTCTATAGACATCAGTGGTTGCAACATTCAGGATCAGGTACTGTTTGcatgttaaacattatttttgaagAAGAGATAAATGGCCTTTGTGGTGAGCAGCCTgtaactttgtgtttgttttttttgttttgtgtttttttagggaCTGGCCGCCCTCGAGAGAGTTCGATGGAAGAAATTAGTTCTTGCTGAATGCGTTCGTGTCACAGATATTGGCATTGAGGTACAAATCTAGCTAGAATTTCAAAACATGgctaaatgtgacatttttatagAACAGATTACAATTTCAGTGCGTCCAAGTTTATGTCCTTGTCCAGTGTTTGCTAACATCAGCAGCTGACAGGAAATAAACTTGTACCCAAACTGTTTCTTGGAAAAACAATTGcaacaaaataatcaataatttgcACAGTTGTCTTACTTTCTGCTATTCCCTCTGGGAAAAACATCTCTATATACTTGATGTGCTAGATATACTATATGCTAGATGTGGTTccccatttccttcctcatttattgtatttatttatgcttgtattaattcacattttattcCAAATTTCTTTCAATCTCATATGTTCTTAATGAGGGAAGAAGCTGTGCAAGAATGCGAGAGATCTGGAGCATGTTGATGTGTCTCACTGTGTAGCTCTGTCTGACCCAGCCATCAGagccttttctttttactgcagAGGGCTAGTCACACTGCGGATGTCAGGTTGTCCGAAGGTACTCTCgctcacagtcacacacaaactgtcTGGATAAAGTTGATTGTTTCCCATTTTCATCTCATgccacatttttctgtttccttttgcCCCAGATGACAGATATGGCAGTGCAATATCTGACAAGTGGAGCTCGGTACCTGCGAGAGCTCGATGTGAGTGGCTGTGTTCTCCTCACAGATCGCACTCTGCGACACTTAGAGAGGATCTGTCCTCCACTCTGCTCCATCACGATGGCCTGCTGCAGAGGCATCTCCAAGTAAGAGACAAATGTAGAAAAGTACTGCAAAGTCCTGCAGTGGAAATTTTAACGACTGGTGGGTGTGTGTCTCCTCAGGTTGGCCGCTTTAAAATTGCAGCCACATGTGCAGTACTGGGAGCACAGCAATGACGACCCTCCCTACTGGTTTGGATACAACAGGGGCCAAATAGTGCATCCAATCACTAGACCCATCAAGACGGATGAGACTTGGGGACAAGAGCAGCAAGTACAGCGaagatataaacacatttaaataactcAGGACAACTAATGCACACATTTGACAATCACAGCAGAAATGATTTTGGGCATATTGTATACTTTATATCATAATATATTAAGAGCAtcattataatacatttgaaataatcCACACAAAAATTAATCAGATCTTCACATTCAGTCTAGGTTTAAATATACAAGGCTTGGCTAAAATCTGAAATCACTGGTTTACAATTAAGTTAAGTCTCAGCTGTCTATCCTCTGTGTATTTAGGCCACAGCACTTTCAGTCATACAGTGTTTGTTGACTGGTCAAAATCTTTTAATACTGTGAATCACTCTTGTTTCTACATAAATTATCTACTTATTGGCCTTTGGGtcatttactgttttatatgaatgatataatattgtttttaaataatttaattcattttaaattttgatttatcttttttaaacagtgtatGACTTTTGTATGCAGACAACACAATTTTGTTCCACATATTCTAAAGTGTGCCGTTCTGTATAATAAATCTTTCAATGCAATTTCTACATCATAAATTAGTTTTAAACTCTGAAACAGTCAATTGTATGTTGCTTTAAAAGTGCTTAAATTCCAacctttatatacagtatattaaatagAAAGTATGAATATGGCTATGAGTATGAATACATTGTAATTTGCAACAGAAATAAGAGACACTTCTTAAATTCTTCCTTAAAGCAAACTGTTTTGGATTACAGAGATACTATCTGTTCACCACTCAGCTCTAATTATTTATCACCAGTGACCGCAATATCACACCACTGTGTGGATACAAAAGTTAACTGGCCATCTTTAGACATTTTAGCACAAAGACATAACCATCATTGGAGTCAATGTATAACTGTTTTAACTAAATTTCTACATTTTGTTATTAACACTGCTTGTCTGTggaatgtgtttgtctttttcctttttgtttatgctctttacattaaaaaagctGCATTATTTTGCATGGAAATCTTGATTCATCCTTTTAACTGAACACCTTGTAACTGCATTAAACCTCACGTTATTCCTACAGGTTTTCTTCtagtgtttggatgtgttttttaatgcaggacCTAAACAGTTAATACTCTCTAATAATAACAACTAGAGAGACGCAAACTCAGTTTCTGCTTCATGCTCCGATGAAATGAAGCTCATTAGTTGAAACAAGTGACAGATCCTGTGCATTTTCTCAGCTCATTTGGACCAATTATTTGAAGCACCTTTTTGAATATGCAAAGAGGATTATGGGAGGGAGACGTTGGAAATGATTCATATTAAGTGTCAAGATAAGCATTTCTTAATTAGTAACTTTCATTAACTACAGCCTGGTTATTAAGAGTGAACAGGTGTGATTTATAGAAGGATTTTATGCAGGTATAAGAGGAGAGGTGTATGAACCGTTTCAGTGCTATTGTCACAGTTTGAGACTTTCAATTGTAGTTTTTATACTATTTACATAGTGACATACAATTATTGGCAAgtaaacatacaaaaaatatgaataagcTGGTTTTAGTTAGCATTCATAACTATTTGACAATTCACTGCAAACCAACACCGGTCTGCAGTTACACAGAATATTAACATAGAATATTTCTTAAAATTTTATAGATGATACAGAATTTCCTCATTTAAAGTATGCAATAACCTGAGCTCAGAATTTTAAATACTTAAGTGAAGTAAAGATGCATCCAACATCAGTAAAGCCTCAGTACAGTGACGCAGGATAAATATTGTCATTCAGCCTCCCAGCTTCAAGGTCTCAAACCAGCTTTGAGTCTTCAGGTGGACAGACCCTTTGTCTGCCTGAACTTTAACCCACTGGTCCACTGGAGACTCTGTGTTCATGTAgcctgagacagacagagaacagGGGAAATGAGAGAAATATATGAAACTGGCAGATAATGGAAAGGAGGCATTACATTCTGAGTTTATTTACTTGTTAGAGGGTTTTGCACATTATTTGTGCCATGAGGTGTCATGTAATGAAAACTTAATGGCTTACCAGTAACTGTGGTTTGAGCATcagctttgttgttttgtactCCATGCAGAACAACCTCTGGGCTGACATCCACCGACCTTCCATAGAGCTCCACCCCTGCTCTTAATGAGGAGGGGACGCGCACACACACCACTCCTACATGAGGCAGGAGAATGAGGGATAGACTAAGAAAAGGTGGAATGACTCAAAAGACAGAAGCACACaggtgaatttaaaaaaaatatatactatgTGTTTACCTCCCTGGCTGTGAAGATCAGCACTGCCACCGTCTCCCACGTACACATCAATGTTTCCACTGTGAGATGAAACCTTCAGGAAACTATTTGAACCATCTGCAAAAGCAAAGCAACCTCAGATGTTTTGCTCTTAGTCACTGATAGATACCATACATAGTTGATTGTGTAATCAGAGGAACAGCTTACTTACCTATAACTGTATCTCCTGATACGTTCTTCACAGTGGCGTTACCTTTTAACCAATAAAAGCACAAGGTCAGTGCTACCCAACGTTACTGTATTTATCAGTTTATCTTCAGCCACCAACAGGCAGcttactaaatatttaaaagagtGTAGCGTAGTTGACAGGGAAAAAGTCTTCAGCATAGACTGTGCATCACTGAACAAGATAATTATTTCCATGTAGTCTGTGATGGAGGCTCATCTGTGTCAGGAATAAATTAAAATTCTAAAAGGATGACAAATATGGTTCTcttcacattacattacattgttaGTCTTCCAATCTACCTTCGAGAattagtgtgtttttatttttatttttacaacttACACGTTTTATGGCtgcccccaaaacaaacaagtaCTTAATTTGTGTTGAACTGCAACCGCATTGCACATAAATCAACTCTGTTTGGATCAGAGCAGGCATTCCTAACATACCCAATTCAcgagctgtttttaaaaaaacaagctacAGTAATGAAGTCATGTTCCTGAAAATTTTGGGATTCACAGGCAGGTTGACCTACACTGGCTCTAGAGTTTAAACACCACCCAGGCTAGCGCTAGACAAAAGCCAAATTAATGGTATGAAACAGATTTGATCTCTTTACACTTGAGATTGGCTGTCAAACTAACCAAGCTAACTGTATAAATGTGGATAAACAGATGCTGCTGTTTGCTCACCATGTACATTACCCAGTTCTACTTTGCCAGAGCACGAGGAGACACAGCTGGACTCTGCATATATGGCTTTGACCTTCAGCGGGCCGTGTTCTGTTGAAACATTCATCTTGGTGCCCTGCAGCTTCTTGACATCCACTGCCTGCAAACATTAAACAAACTGATCACTGCGCAGGGCTGCAGCCAGGTGACGTACAGTACGTATGCAAACAACCaagaaattacttttttcagttATGTCATAAAACTCAATGCTTAAACCACATAAACCACATAAATCCTGTactcaggctgctgctgcccccTAATGTCTGctgagtgtaaaaaaaacaataacgcCATCTTTCCTTACACAGTCTCCACATGTGCTGATGTCCACGTTGCCATGGATAGTGCCCACACCTGTAACATGTCCTCCACGGGACTGCACCTCAACCTGATGACCCTAAGATACATCAAACAAGAGTGAGAATATGTCAGCCTGAAACACATCCTACTAACTCAAGAGCCCTCTTCCATACTGAGCATCTTCAATCCTACAACAATCAGCCTGGAGGGTATTTTAATGTCATCTTGAATTAGGTGATTTAGGTCTAGTTGTGGACTGTTTGTGGCTtcttttgttc from Scomber scombrus chromosome 6, fScoSco1.1, whole genome shotgun sequence includes these protein-coding regions:
- the LOC133981747 gene encoding leucine-rich repeat-containing protein 17-like, whose product is MRVTSSLLFASLLLLLFPSTETKRSGKGRGLRGVRHKLTRDRVRGGRHSRSGPDRLGAPNCLELTESGDVFVDCQDQRLNSIPASHTWLKKPKHLLLARNRIKVLHDGVFSGYESLTSLDLQQNKISLVEEGAFEGLTHLTTLLLQHNRLGTLNEEALIPMPNLRYLRLYDNPWNCLCSMDSLVRTIQVPSNRNLGVHARCAEPVKLRSMKLKQVNPELLCKEMDQNDESQNEDTDHIVPIEPIPIRTKPDATTSCHIYLFPQIRMDCSGRGLTTVPSGIPDDVVHIDLSHNSIHHLKARDFQAARSLRTLNLSNNNMEHIDTASLFGLLHLNELDLSSNNLHFVMYGVLEDLYFLSQLKLGGNPWMCDYSIHYMVYWLRLHPRVRHSGLLCHSPLENAGESVQEYVNSYNRECPKDRQHNRSDQDQTDPELWNTPLEAQAELEEELEPSHLRAPQRHHIIRLA
- the fbxl13 gene encoding F-box and leucine-rich repeat protein 13, whose protein sequence is MALSQTALKDYELPHLYKALLTASCLSCADDPIQFLKNTLMALQGHDNLQDVDWHKFVEDAEQHTATTSQTTAAVDTTYMDPDDTMLSFCLFEKAYSCYRTHLTSSCFRRWKSYATQSKRDTKELALKMDMTKKHFERKCKQAALTKWSSWVKLYKKIQAAAIEKLEQVVNTARLKRIVAAWQHVAKDSKRTKEYFKIFQYLELRDWINCAEVCCTWKAIIQSGTLWSQINFSVEKDWITDGTMKQILLNYRPFVIHLNLRGCTSLKWQSLKCISQCRNLQELNVSECFNITDTMIQRIIEGCPCLLYLNLSCTLVTNKTLRELSRNCLNLQYLSLAYCYRFTDKGFLYLNTGKGCHNLIHLNLSGCTQMTVNGFRYISDGCPSLKEIVINDMPTLSDSCVLALIDRCRCLSSISLLDAPHLSDIAFKAIAEGAKLKTFSTEGNNQLTDLSLKALCSSSHNLSRLHATECPRITDASLKSVAILKNLQQLDISGCNKVTDKGIYYLIEGFSATTLRELNVSYCNHISDISVMRIARRLCKLHHLNLSYCERLTDAALEWLSGSSVCSIDISGCNIQDQGLAALERVRWKKLVLAECVRVTDIGIEKLCKNARDLEHVDVSHCVALSDPAIRAFSFYCRGLVTLRMSGCPKMTDMAVQYLTSGARYLRELDVSGCVLLTDRTLRHLERICPPLCSITMACCRGISKLAALKLQPHVQYWEHSNDDPPYWFGYNRGQIVHPITRPIKTDETWGQEQQNNLWADIHRPSIELHPCS